One Alligator mississippiensis isolate rAllMis1 chromosome 1, rAllMis1, whole genome shotgun sequence genomic window carries:
- the GATD3 gene encoding glutamine amidotransferase-like class 1 domain-containing protein 3, mitochondrial: protein MLACCRPLLRPALRATPLATLHSSARRPAARVAVVLSGCGVYDGTEIHEASAILFHLSRKGAEVQMYAPDVLQMHVVDHTKGQPAEAESRNVLTESARIARGKITNLAKLTTQDHDAVIFPGGFGAAKNLSTFAVDGKDCKVHREVERVLQEFHKAGKPIGLCCISPVLAAKVLPGAEVTVGHEAEEGGKWPYAGTAGAIKALGAKHCVKEVTEAHVDLKNKVVTTPAFMCETELHHIFEGIGAMVKNVLKLTGKYSGVS from the exons ATGCTGGCGTGCTGCCGGCCCCTGCTGCGCCCGGCGCTGCGGGCCACCCCCCTGGCCACCCTGCACAGCTCCGCCCGCCGCCCCGCCGCCCGCGTGGCCGTG gTCTTGTCTGGATGTGGTGTTTATGATGGTACCGAAATCCATGAAGCCTCTGC TATACTGTTTCACCTGAGTCGCAAGGGAGCTGAAGTTCAGATGTATGCTCCAGATGTTCTTCAGATGCACGTTGTTGACCACACCAAAGGACAGCCTGCTGAGGCTGAATCGAG AAATGTTTTAACGGAATCAGCAAGGATTGCTCGTGGTAAAATCACAAACCTGGCTAAACTTACTACACAGGACCATGATGCTGTGATCTTCCCTGGTGGCTTTGGAGCTGCTAAAAACCT ATCCACCTTTGCTGTGGACGGGAAGGATTGCAAAGTGCACAGAGAAGTTGAACGGGTCCTTCAGGAGTTCCACAAAGCAGGCAAACCCATTGG GCTGTGCTGCATTTCACCAGTCCTGGCAGCAAAAGTACTCCCTGGTGCTGAAGTTACTGTGGGACACGAAGCAGAGGAAGGTGGGAAGTGGCCTTATGCTGGAACTGCAGGTGCCATTAAAGCACTAGGAGCAAAACATTGTGTCAAAGAAGTAACC GAAGCTCATGTGGACTTGAAAAACAAGGTGGTCACTACCCCGGCCTTTATGTGTGAGACAGAATTGCATCACATCTTCGAGGGCATTGGGGCCATGGTAAAGAATGTCCTGAAATTAACTGGcaaatatagtggtgtttcataa